A window of the Isosphaera pallida ATCC 43644 genome harbors these coding sequences:
- a CDS encoding NAD(P)-dependent oxidoreductase — protein MTSSPSLPTVAPGRTRVGWIGTGVMGRWMCGHLMNAGYAATVYNRTQSKARELIDRGATLATNPREVAEASDVIFTIVGFPSDVRQVILGSDGVLAGAKPGAIVVDMTTSEPELAREIHRVAAARGVHAIDAPVSGGDLGAREARLSIMVGGDPEPVAAVQPLFQIMGKTIVHQGPPGAGQHTKMVNQILIAGNMVGVCEALLYGYKAGLDLTTVLQSVSGGAAGSWSLSNLAPRILKGDMTPGFYVEHFIKDMGIALAEARRMKLALPGLALVEQLYQALAAQGHARDGTQALTHALARLSGFEWKAVVTTTQGQS, from the coding sequence ATGACGTCTTCTCCGTCGCTCCCTACCGTCGCGCCTGGACGAACCCGCGTGGGCTGGATCGGCACCGGGGTCATGGGCCGTTGGATGTGCGGCCACCTGATGAACGCCGGCTACGCCGCCACAGTGTACAACCGAACCCAATCCAAGGCTCGGGAGTTGATCGATCGGGGAGCCACCTTGGCCACCAATCCCCGCGAGGTGGCCGAAGCCTCCGACGTGATTTTCACCATTGTGGGCTTCCCCAGCGACGTTCGGCAGGTCATCCTGGGATCCGACGGCGTTCTGGCCGGTGCCAAACCTGGCGCGATCGTGGTCGATATGACCACTTCCGAGCCCGAACTGGCCCGCGAGATTCACCGCGTGGCAGCCGCCCGAGGAGTCCATGCGATCGACGCGCCGGTCTCCGGCGGTGACCTGGGCGCGCGGGAGGCCCGGCTCTCGATCATGGTCGGTGGCGACCCCGAGCCAGTCGCCGCCGTCCAACCGTTGTTTCAGATCATGGGCAAAACGATTGTCCACCAAGGACCGCCCGGCGCAGGCCAGCACACCAAAATGGTCAATCAGATTCTCATCGCCGGTAACATGGTGGGCGTCTGCGAAGCGCTGCTCTACGGCTACAAGGCCGGGCTCGATCTGACCACCGTGCTTCAAAGCGTCTCCGGCGGCGCGGCAGGATCATGGAGCCTGTCCAACCTGGCTCCCCGAATCCTCAAGGGCGACATGACGCCAGGATTCTATGTCGAGCATTTCATCAAAGACATGGGCATCGCCTTGGCCGAAGCCCGCCGCATGAAGCTGGCCCTGCCCGGATTGGCGCTGGTGGAACAGCTTTATCAAGCGCTGGCCGCCCAGGGCCACGCCCGCGACGGCACCCAAGCGCTCACGCACGCCCTCGCCCGTCTCTCCGGCTTCGAGTGGAAGGCCGTCGTCACCACCACCCAAGGCCAATCCTAA
- a CDS encoding alpha/beta hydrolase → MKLDNWFAPAWRVGCALVILVGLGGVVFAFAQDAPEFRITNDLTYRTINGVELKLDVMEPAQGEGPFPVVICIHGGAWRGGKRQDMKPFMERFVRRGYVAVSPSYRLCPDHVFPAQVFDLKAVVRWIKTNAPTYKIDPERVGAFGVSAGAHLAMMLGTAGPENGLEIEPEEELPANAPSTKIHAVVNVVGPTDLRAKNIPPVSRPLLRDFLGGEPDELTIPAALASPVALLTKDDAPILTFQGTRDPLVPYDQAVLLADKMHEVGVAGRVELLVGEGHGWGEPELSRTLEQSLAFFDRYLKPSRRK, encoded by the coding sequence ATGAAGCTGGACAATTGGTTCGCGCCCGCTTGGCGCGTTGGTTGTGCGTTGGTGATATTGGTTGGTCTGGGCGGGGTCGTATTCGCGTTCGCTCAGGACGCCCCCGAGTTCCGAATCACCAACGACTTGACGTATCGCACCATCAACGGGGTCGAACTCAAGCTCGACGTGATGGAGCCCGCTCAAGGGGAAGGTCCCTTCCCGGTGGTCATTTGCATCCACGGCGGGGCATGGCGGGGCGGCAAGCGTCAAGATATGAAGCCGTTCATGGAGCGTTTCGTCCGTCGCGGTTACGTCGCGGTTTCTCCTTCCTACCGACTTTGTCCCGACCATGTGTTCCCCGCCCAAGTGTTCGACTTGAAAGCCGTGGTGCGGTGGATCAAAACCAACGCCCCTACCTATAAGATCGACCCGGAGCGGGTAGGTGCCTTCGGCGTCTCCGCCGGAGCCCATCTTGCGATGATGCTTGGTACCGCTGGTCCCGAAAACGGCCTGGAAATCGAGCCCGAGGAGGAGCTGCCCGCCAATGCGCCTTCGACCAAAATCCATGCGGTCGTCAATGTGGTCGGTCCCACCGATTTGCGGGCCAAGAACATCCCCCCGGTCTCGCGGCCCCTGCTGCGCGACTTTCTAGGCGGCGAACCGGATGAGTTGACCATCCCGGCCGCCCTGGCCTCGCCGGTGGCGCTGCTCACCAAAGACGACGCCCCCATCTTGACCTTCCAAGGCACCCGCGACCCCCTCGTGCCTTATGACCAGGCCGTACTGCTAGCCGACAAGATGCACGAAGTCGGTGTGGCGGGCCGGGTCGAGTTGCTGGTCGGCGAGGGACACGGGTGGGGCGAACCCGAACTATCCCGCACCCTGGAACAAAGTTTGGCCTTCTTCGATCGGTACCTCAAGCCAAGCCGTCGAAAGTAA